The proteins below are encoded in one region of Clostridium pasteurianum DSM 525 = ATCC 6013:
- the terL gene encoding phage terminase large subunit, with the protein MDKKEIALGAKLELARREFFSFCNLMAPDFYKRNREYLVELCEGFQNFYEGEDEVLVLNLPPRHGKSRTASNFVEWVLGKNQNEKIMTGSYNETLSTTFSKAVRNGILEEKADKDKIVYSDIFPNTRIKKGDGAMNLWSLENGYNNYLATSPTGTATGFGCSLMIIDDLIKNSEEANNENTLEKHWEWFTNTMLSRLEEGGKIIIIMTRWSTGDLAGRALEHFIEEGKKIKHISMKALQDDGTMLCDEILSHRTYKSKIRAMGEDIASANYQQIPIDLKGKLYEDFKTYTEIPKDHSGNPLFTEIFSYTDTADEGADYLCNIIWGAYNHEAYILDIIYTKNPMSVTEKAVAEALTKHEVNRSRVEGNNGGSGFARAVIRIMEEILKNFRTSVKWFHQSKNKNARILSHSTWVMDHIYYPVNWRDRWPDYYKAMATYQREGDNKHDDAPDATTGVAETMIMLGG; encoded by the coding sequence ATGGATAAAAAGGAAATAGCTTTAGGAGCAAAGTTAGAACTCGCAAGACGTGAGTTCTTTTCTTTTTGCAATTTAATGGCTCCTGACTTCTATAAGAGGAATAGAGAATATCTTGTGGAGCTTTGTGAGGGTTTTCAAAACTTCTATGAGGGTGAGGATGAAGTACTTGTATTAAATCTACCGCCAAGACATGGAAAATCAAGAACAGCTTCTAATTTTGTTGAATGGGTATTAGGAAAAAATCAGAATGAAAAGATTATGACAGGATCATACAATGAGACTTTATCCACTACATTCTCTAAAGCAGTAAGAAATGGCATATTAGAGGAAAAAGCAGATAAGGACAAAATAGTTTACTCTGATATATTCCCTAATACTAGGATAAAAAAAGGTGATGGAGCTATGAACCTGTGGTCCTTAGAAAATGGCTATAACAATTATCTGGCTACATCTCCTACAGGTACTGCGACAGGTTTTGGATGCTCTCTCATGATAATAGATGATTTAATCAAGAACTCCGAAGAAGCCAACAATGAAAATACTTTAGAAAAGCACTGGGAATGGTTTACTAATACAATGCTTTCAAGACTTGAAGAAGGTGGCAAAATCATTATCATCATGACTAGATGGTCCACCGGAGATTTAGCAGGAAGAGCATTGGAGCATTTCATTGAAGAAGGAAAGAAGATAAAGCATATAAGCATGAAAGCCCTTCAAGATGACGGAACTATGCTATGTGATGAAATACTATCACATAGAACTTATAAATCAAAAATCAGAGCTATGGGTGAGGATATTGCCAGTGCAAACTATCAGCAAATACCTATTGATTTAAAGGGTAAATTGTACGAGGATTTTAAAACTTATACTGAAATACCTAAAGATCATAGCGGTAATCCTTTATTTACTGAAATATTCAGCTACACAGATACAGCAGATGAAGGAGCTGACTATCTATGCAATATCATATGGGGTGCATACAATCATGAAGCCTATATTCTTGACATTATATACACTAAAAATCCTATGAGTGTAACTGAGAAGGCAGTTGCTGAAGCTCTTACAAAACATGAAGTAAACAGAAGCAGAGTAGAAGGTAATAACGGCGGGAGTGGTTTTGCCAGAGCTGTTATAAGAATAATGGAGGAAATCCTTAAGAACTTTAGAACTAGTGTTAAATGGTTTCATCAATCCAAGAATAAAAATGCAAGAATACTTTCACATAGCACCTGGGTAATGGACCACATTTATTATCCTGTGAATTGGCGAGACAGATGGCCTGATTATTATAAGGCTATGGCAACTTACCAAAGAGAAGGAGACAACAAACATGATGATGCTCCAGATGCAACTACAGGAGTAGCGGAAACAATGATTATGTTAGGAGGTTAA
- a CDS encoding transposase: MAKSKWEDIKDKLILIEGWAREGLTDKQIANNLGIGLTTFYKHKKEHSEVSEALKKGKEIIDFEVENALLKRALGYKYTEVTKELMLKKDARGRPLEDIHGFPVYEMVVTKTVKKEVAPDTTAQIFWLKNRKQQQWRDKQELQHSGNVTINNPYKDLSTEELKKLAASCDEDG; the protein is encoded by the coding sequence GTGGCAAAATCAAAATGGGAAGATATCAAGGATAAATTGATTCTAATTGAAGGTTGGGCACGTGAAGGGCTCACTGATAAGCAGATAGCAAATAACTTAGGTATAGGATTGACTACTTTCTATAAACATAAGAAAGAACATTCCGAAGTTTCCGAAGCCCTAAAAAAGGGGAAAGAGATAATTGACTTTGAGGTTGAGAATGCACTCTTAAAAAGAGCATTAGGATATAAATATACAGAAGTTACCAAAGAGTTAATGCTAAAGAAGGATGCACGAGGTAGGCCTTTAGAAGATATACATGGATTTCCAGTGTATGAAATGGTAGTTACTAAAACAGTTAAAAAAGAAGTAGCACCAGATACTACAGCACAAATATTTTGGCTTAAGAATAGAAAGCAGCAGCAGTGGAGAGATAAGCAGGAATTACAGCACAGTGGTAATGTAACAATTAATAACCCATATAAAGATTTATCTACAGAAGAGCTTAAGAAGTTAGCAGCTTCTTGTGATGAAGATGGATAA
- a CDS encoding SNF2-related protein, with product MKFIPHSYQEYAANHILNNPAAGLFLDMGLGKTVTTLTAIDDLLFLGEVNKILVIAPLRVAEDTWSTEIDKWDHLNLKISKVLGSVKERTIALNIDADIYITNRENVDWLVERCFKNWTFDMVVIDELSSFKSSKAKRFRALRKVRPYFKRIVGLTGTPAPNSLIDLWSQLYLLDGGKRLGKTISSYKEQYFTPGNRNQFVVYNWNLKEGAEEAIHNKISDICISMKAEDYLNMPERIDNEININLSDRIINKYKQLEKDLVLELGEDDITAANAAVLTNKLLQMSNGAIYSENHDVVEIHEEKLKALLDIIEAANGKPVLVFYSFKHDFDRIKSFLKSKKVSATGLEDSKDIKKWNEGKIPVLLVHPAGAGHGLNLQYGGNIIVWFGLAWSLELYQQANARLYRQGQKENVIIHHLISKGTVDEDVMRALGSKEINQNTLLEAVKARIQKYKS from the coding sequence ATGAAATTCATACCTCATAGTTATCAGGAATATGCAGCTAATCACATTTTAAATAATCCAGCAGCAGGTCTTTTCCTAGATATGGGTTTAGGTAAAACCGTCACTACACTTACTGCAATAGATGACTTATTATTTCTTGGAGAAGTAAATAAAATTTTAGTTATAGCACCACTAAGAGTAGCAGAAGATACATGGAGTACTGAAATAGATAAATGGGACCATCTTAATTTAAAGATATCTAAGGTCTTAGGATCTGTAAAGGAAAGAACAATAGCTTTAAATATAGATGCAGATATCTATATAACTAATAGGGAAAATGTAGATTGGCTAGTAGAGAGATGTTTTAAGAACTGGACCTTTGATATGGTGGTCATAGATGAACTATCAAGCTTTAAATCTTCTAAAGCTAAAAGATTTAGAGCACTAAGAAAAGTTAGACCCTATTTTAAAAGAATAGTAGGACTTACTGGAACACCAGCACCTAATAGTTTAATAGATTTATGGTCACAGCTTTATTTACTTGATGGTGGGAAAAGGTTAGGTAAAACTATTTCAAGCTATAAGGAGCAGTATTTTACACCTGGTAATAGAAATCAATTTGTGGTTTATAATTGGAATCTTAAAGAAGGTGCAGAAGAAGCAATTCATAATAAAATATCTGATATTTGTATTTCTATGAAAGCAGAAGATTATTTAAATATGCCTGAAAGAATTGATAATGAAATAAATATAAATTTATCTGATAGAATAATTAATAAATATAAGCAGCTTGAAAAGGATCTTGTTTTAGAACTTGGAGAAGACGATATAACCGCAGCTAATGCAGCAGTACTTACTAACAAATTACTCCAAATGTCCAATGGAGCTATTTATTCAGAAAATCATGATGTTGTAGAAATTCATGAGGAAAAGTTAAAAGCTTTGTTAGATATTATTGAAGCAGCAAACGGAAAACCAGTATTAGTGTTTTATAGTTTTAAACATGACTTTGATAGAATTAAAAGCTTTCTAAAATCTAAAAAGGTATCTGCTACAGGACTTGAAGATTCTAAAGATATTAAGAAATGGAATGAGGGTAAAATACCAGTACTTTTAGTTCATCCAGCAGGAGCAGGACATGGACTTAATCTTCAGTATGGAGGAAATATTATTGTTTGGTTTGGGCTTGCATGGAGCTTGGAACTCTATCAACAGGCTAATGCAAGACTTTATAGACAGGGTCAAAAAGAGAATGTAATAATACATCACTTGATAAGCAAAGGGACAGTTGATGAAGATGTTATGAGAGCTTTAGGAAGTAAAGAAATAAATCAAAATACATTACTGGAAGCTGTGAAAGCTAGAATTCAAAAATATAAGAGCTAG
- a CDS encoding VRR-NUC domain-containing protein, translating to MQESKIEKRLKNKIDQIGGKALKFVSPGVTGVPDRIVLLPHGKIIFVELKAPGEKLRKIQEFRAKELRCLGFEVRTLDTVEKVDMFIREVRT from the coding sequence TTGCAAGAAAGTAAAATTGAAAAAAGACTTAAAAATAAAATAGACCAGATAGGTGGAAAAGCATTAAAGTTCGTTAGCCCTGGTGTGACAGGAGTGCCAGACAGGATTGTTCTATTACCACATGGAAAGATAATATTTGTAGAGCTTAAAGCACCCGGTGAAAAATTGAGAAAAATCCAAGAGTTTAGAGCAAAAGAATTAAGATGTTTAGGTTTTGAAGTGAGAACTTTAGATACAGTAGAAAAAGTAGATATGTTTATAAGAGAGGTGAGAACATGA
- a CDS encoding virulence-associated E family protein, translating into MEYKKEDTLIITKIKHDGSITLATGKSKKETHWKNKTIMYSDLIKKLSTTTRTPETYAEYKKLPKTERDNLKDVGGFVGGSLKNGRRKAENVANRTLLTLDLDYVKGDIWSSIELLWDFSVTMYSTHTHAPDNQRLRLVIPLSRPVLPDEYQAVSRMVADDLGIDQFDDTTYEPSRLMYWPSTSSDGEYVFKVQDLQWLNPDEVLARYTFGWQDVSYWPESSRARAKITSAIKKQEDPLEKKGVIGAFCRTYTITEAIGEFLNEIYVPGTDETRYTYSEGSTTGGVVVYEDKFSFSHHGTDPTSGILCNAFDLVRIHKFSSLDDEAKADTPVNRLPSFTRMSEFASNNEKVMETLGREKLEKAQEDFGVVETDVDIDTKWLKELTYTEQGKLRSTISNFLLIIENEPLLKGKIAYNEFSNRAVVIGQLPWRSKNNKSDWNDTDDSGLREFIEKYYSISSTAKCADALALSFEKHSFHPVKEYLNNLVWDGKERVSTLFIDYLGAEDNSYVRTVTRKIIVAAVARIFVPGIKFDNMPVLSGPQGIYKSTIIKKLGMEWYSDSLTTVSGKEAYEQLQGVWLLEMGEMMATKKADIEATKHFLSKTEDIYRVAYGRRTSRFPRQCIFIGTTNDREFLRDKTGNRRFWPIDVGIQKTTKKVYGDLDNEIDQIWAEAVELWNNKEPLHLNKEELKEAERQQDSHSEESAKAGLIEEYLNKPITDNWYNLSISEKRSYIQGSDFGDIPEGNIRRDKTCVMEIWVELFNGDPKQLNPMQSREINDILKGIEGWKSYEGRLRFGKIYGTQRAFIRE; encoded by the coding sequence GTGGAATATAAAAAAGAAGATACACTAATAATTACAAAAATTAAACATGATGGATCTATTACTCTAGCCACCGGAAAAAGTAAAAAAGAAACCCATTGGAAGAACAAAACCATTATGTATTCTGACTTAATTAAAAAGCTTTCAACCACTACAAGAACACCTGAGACTTATGCAGAATATAAGAAGCTTCCTAAGACAGAGAGGGATAATCTTAAAGATGTTGGTGGCTTTGTAGGTGGAAGCTTAAAGAATGGCCGCAGAAAAGCTGAGAACGTTGCTAACAGAACTTTATTAACATTAGACTTGGATTATGTTAAAGGTGATATATGGAGCTCTATAGAGCTTCTATGGGACTTCTCGGTTACAATGTATTCAACTCATACACATGCACCGGATAATCAAAGATTAAGACTAGTTATTCCATTAAGTAGACCAGTACTTCCGGACGAATATCAGGCAGTAAGTAGAATGGTTGCAGATGATTTAGGAATAGATCAGTTTGACGATACAACTTATGAACCATCAAGACTTATGTATTGGCCATCAACTTCAAGTGATGGAGAATATGTTTTTAAAGTACAGGACCTGCAATGGCTTAATCCGGATGAAGTACTCGCAAGATATACTTTTGGTTGGCAAGATGTTAGTTATTGGCCAGAGAGTAGCAGAGCTAGGGCAAAGATTACAAGTGCAATAAAGAAGCAGGAAGATCCTTTAGAAAAGAAGGGGGTCATTGGTGCATTCTGCAGGACCTACACAATAACTGAAGCTATAGGAGAATTTTTAAATGAAATATATGTACCTGGTACTGATGAAACCAGATATACCTATTCAGAAGGAAGTACCACTGGTGGAGTTGTAGTTTATGAAGATAAATTTAGTTTTAGCCATCATGGTACGGATCCTACAAGCGGAATTTTGTGTAATGCCTTTGATTTAGTAAGAATTCATAAATTTAGTTCTTTAGATGATGAAGCCAAGGCAGATACACCAGTTAATAGACTACCGTCATTTACTAGAATGAGTGAGTTTGCAAGTAATAATGAAAAAGTAATGGAGACTCTAGGCAGAGAAAAGCTTGAAAAGGCCCAGGAGGATTTTGGAGTAGTTGAAACTGATGTAGATATAGACACGAAGTGGCTTAAAGAACTTACTTATACAGAACAGGGAAAGCTTAGAAGTACAATAAGCAACTTTTTATTAATAATAGAAAATGAACCACTGCTTAAAGGAAAGATAGCCTACAATGAATTTTCCAATAGAGCTGTAGTCATTGGCCAGCTTCCATGGAGAAGTAAAAATAATAAATCAGATTGGAATGATACTGATGATAGTGGACTTAGAGAATTTATTGAAAAATATTATAGCATTTCAAGTACTGCAAAATGTGCTGATGCTCTAGCATTAAGTTTTGAAAAGCATTCATTCCATCCAGTGAAAGAATATTTAAATAACTTAGTATGGGATGGTAAAGAGAGAGTAAGTACTTTATTTATAGACTATTTAGGTGCGGAAGATAATTCATATGTAAGAACTGTAACGAGAAAAATAATAGTTGCAGCAGTAGCAAGAATTTTTGTTCCTGGTATTAAATTTGATAACATGCCAGTACTCTCAGGTCCACAGGGCATATATAAAAGTACCATTATAAAAAAGCTTGGTATGGAGTGGTATTCTGATAGCTTAACAACTGTTAGTGGTAAAGAAGCATATGAACAGCTTCAAGGTGTATGGCTCCTGGAAATGGGAGAAATGATGGCCACAAAGAAAGCTGACATCGAAGCTACAAAACATTTCTTATCTAAGACTGAGGACATTTATAGAGTAGCTTATGGAAGAAGAACAAGTCGCTTTCCAAGGCAATGCATATTTATTGGTACCACTAATGATAGAGAATTTTTAAGAGATAAAACAGGTAATAGAAGATTTTGGCCAATAGATGTAGGAATCCAGAAAACTACTAAAAAAGTGTATGGGGACCTTGATAATGAAATAGATCAGATATGGGCTGAGGCTGTAGAGCTATGGAATAATAAAGAACCATTACATTTAAATAAAGAGGAATTAAAGGAAGCTGAAAGACAGCAAGATTCTCATTCAGAAGAAAGTGCAAAGGCTGGATTAATTGAAGAATATTTAAATAAGCCTATCACTGATAATTGGTATAATTTAAGCATTTCCGAGAAAAGAAGCTATATTCAGGGCTCGGATTTTGGGGACATTCCAGAGGGCAATATTAGGCGAGATAAAACTTGTGTTATGGAAATATGGGTAGAGCTTTTTAATGGTGATCCTAAACAGCTTAATCCTATGCAGTCAAGAGAAATTAATGATATTCTCAAAGGGATTGAAGGATGGAAAAGTTATGAGGGTAGATTACGATTTGGTAAAATTTATGGAACTCAAAGAGCTTTTATACGTGAATAA